From a single Micromonospora sp. WMMD1102 genomic region:
- a CDS encoding Lrp/AsnC family transcriptional regulator, giving the protein MIPSDNYDLDPTDRRIVAALQVNGRASWTEIAQLTGTSVTTVARRAQQLFADGLVKVAAAPQPGGGPADLLIVRIRCAAGSQLAAAQALAAMPEIRFVALVTGVYDLVAEVLVPKGTSLHSVLLNGLQKIPGIQGSVADLELHTYKSTHEWSRHLLGTGSQLVAPPPVHDCPPAHLDELDERIIAALREDGRNSFQAVAGGLGVSESTVRRRFESLYNTGCVQVITLVPAAALGFEAEILFWLSVAPSRLDGVARELAALRGVRYVAATLGQESLMCEVILPTHADVFEFTTKTLGGIDGIQAWTAGVQLLTVKRGFVITPWAARRLAAEGRLDGDDADGDGAGRASGEGIGGLGPAGDGSAGELVPAQPGAGTPSPGNGRPTRASRRTPA; this is encoded by the coding sequence ATGATCCCGAGCGACAACTACGACCTCGATCCGACCGACCGGCGCATCGTCGCCGCGCTCCAGGTCAACGGCCGGGCGAGCTGGACCGAGATCGCCCAGCTCACCGGCACCTCGGTCACCACCGTGGCCCGCCGGGCGCAGCAGCTCTTCGCCGACGGGCTGGTGAAGGTCGCCGCCGCCCCGCAGCCCGGCGGCGGCCCGGCCGACCTGCTGATCGTGCGGATCCGCTGCGCGGCCGGCAGCCAGCTCGCCGCCGCGCAGGCGCTGGCCGCGATGCCCGAGATCCGCTTCGTCGCCCTGGTCACCGGGGTCTACGACCTGGTCGCCGAGGTACTCGTGCCGAAGGGGACCAGCCTGCACAGCGTGCTGCTCAACGGGTTGCAGAAGATCCCCGGGATCCAGGGCAGCGTCGCCGACCTGGAACTGCACACCTACAAGTCGACCCACGAGTGGTCCCGGCACCTGCTCGGCACCGGAAGCCAGCTCGTCGCCCCGCCACCGGTGCACGACTGCCCGCCGGCACACCTCGACGAGCTGGACGAACGGATCATCGCGGCGCTCCGCGAGGACGGCCGGAACAGCTTCCAGGCGGTGGCCGGCGGGCTCGGGGTCAGCGAGAGCACCGTCCGGCGGCGCTTCGAGTCGCTCTACAACACCGGCTGCGTACAGGTGATCACGCTGGTCCCGGCGGCGGCGCTCGGCTTCGAGGCGGAGATCCTGTTCTGGCTCTCGGTGGCGCCGTCCCGGCTCGACGGGGTGGCCCGGGAGCTGGCCGCGCTGCGCGGCGTCCGGTACGTCGCCGCGACGCTCGGCCAGGAGTCGCTGATGTGCGAGGTGATCCTGCCGACCCACGCCGACGTCTTCGAGTTCACCACCAAGACCCTCGGCGGGATCGACGGCATCCAGGCGTGGACCGCCGGGGTGCAGCTGCTGACCGTCAAGCGCGGCTTCGTGATCACCCCCTGGGCGGCCCGCCGACTCGCCGCCGAGGGCCGTCTGGACGGCGATGACGCGGACGGCGACGGCGCGGGCAGGGCGAGCGGCGAAGGCATCGGCGGGCTCGGTCCGGCCGGCGACGGCTCGGCCGGCGAGCTGGTGCCGGCACAGCCAGGCGCCGGCACCCCGTCGCCCGGCAACGGCCGCCCCACCCGCGCCAGCCGCCGCACACCGGCCTGA
- a CDS encoding ABC transporter substrate-binding protein, with translation MRTFRRALAVAAGTLSIGLAAAACSPSNPDSQAGGGNGGPADRITIGTTADVLNYNPLVGNSRTDTWVTNLMYPRMMSMGMDGVRSPYLASKWEYLDGGRKAKFTLRDDFTWSDGEKVTAEDVAFTIDAVAKEKIGVVAGLISSYQKSTVISPTEIEFQLSQPDGTFLENVGFWMPVVPEHVFGKVGSVQKFANDSDWVSAGPYKLTTVERGQRYVLERMENFPLVEGGPKTKEVVFRVFPDVNTEALALRNGDVDLIANALPPPLAKTLEGDSKLKLVKVPSLGWAHMQYNTTRKPLDRLEVRQALAAAVDYEAIRRVALQGKAVSSNSSVLTPTLKQWQDPTAKEYAHDPAKAKSLLTGAGFKDGNGDGLFDGLSLRMIYDQADPNISKWAQLVRDSGKEAGIEIKLEGLERNTYVEKYTARDYDIYAGSWAIMENPPANLALAFKCKGFINYANACDPELDALIDQARTQLDQAGQKGPIQQAAKIITDKVYDNVLYVEEFTIAHSAQWSNFLVQPSELLSIVNPVSIAQATKS, from the coding sequence ATGCGTACATTCCGGCGCGCCCTCGCCGTGGCGGCGGGCACGCTCTCGATAGGGCTGGCGGCTGCGGCCTGCTCGCCCAGCAACCCGGACAGCCAGGCCGGCGGCGGCAACGGCGGCCCGGCGGACCGGATCACGATCGGCACCACCGCCGACGTGCTCAATTACAACCCGCTGGTCGGCAACAGCCGCACCGACACCTGGGTGACCAACCTGATGTACCCCCGGATGATGAGCATGGGGATGGACGGGGTGCGCTCGCCGTACCTGGCCAGCAAGTGGGAGTACCTCGACGGCGGGCGGAAGGCGAAGTTCACCCTCCGGGACGACTTCACCTGGAGCGACGGGGAGAAGGTGACCGCCGAGGACGTGGCGTTCACCATCGACGCCGTCGCCAAGGAGAAGATCGGCGTGGTGGCCGGGCTGATCTCGTCGTACCAGAAGTCCACGGTGATCTCGCCGACGGAGATCGAGTTCCAGCTCTCCCAGCCGGACGGGACGTTCCTGGAGAACGTCGGTTTCTGGATGCCGGTCGTTCCGGAGCACGTGTTCGGCAAGGTCGGCAGCGTGCAGAAGTTCGCGAACGACTCCGACTGGGTCTCGGCCGGGCCGTACAAGCTGACCACAGTGGAGCGTGGCCAGCGGTACGTGCTGGAGCGGATGGAGAACTTCCCGCTGGTCGAGGGCGGCCCGAAGACGAAGGAAGTCGTGTTCCGGGTCTTCCCGGACGTCAACACCGAGGCGCTGGCGCTGCGCAACGGCGACGTCGACCTGATCGCCAACGCGCTGCCGCCGCCGCTGGCCAAGACCCTCGAAGGCGACAGCAAGCTGAAGCTGGTCAAGGTGCCGTCGCTGGGCTGGGCGCACATGCAGTACAACACCACCCGCAAGCCGCTGGACAGGCTGGAGGTACGCCAGGCGCTCGCCGCCGCCGTCGACTACGAGGCGATCCGCCGGGTGGCGTTGCAGGGCAAGGCGGTCTCGTCGAACTCCTCGGTGCTGACCCCGACGCTGAAGCAGTGGCAGGACCCGACCGCCAAGGAGTACGCGCACGACCCGGCGAAGGCGAAGTCGCTGCTCACCGGGGCGGGCTTCAAAGACGGCAACGGTGACGGGCTCTTCGACGGGCTCAGCCTGCGGATGATCTACGACCAGGCCGACCCGAACATCTCCAAGTGGGCCCAGCTGGTCCGGGACTCCGGCAAGGAGGCCGGGATCGAGATCAAGCTGGAGGGCCTGGAGCGGAACACGTACGTGGAGAAGTACACCGCCCGGGACTACGACATCTACGCCGGCTCCTGGGCGATCATGGAGAACCCGCCGGCCAACCTGGCGCTGGCGTTCAAGTGCAAGGGCTTCATCAACTACGCCAACGCCTGCGACCCGGAGCTGGACGCCCTGATCGACCAGGCCCGGACCCAGCTGGACCAGGCCGGCCAGAAGGGCCCGATCCAGCAGGCCGCGAAGATCATCACCGACAAGGTGTACGACAACGTGCTCTACGTCGAGGAGTTCACGATCGCGCACTCGGCACAGTGGTCCAACTTCCTGGTCCAGCCGAGCGAGCTGCTCTCCATCGTCAACCCCGTCTCGATCGCCCAAGCAACAAAGAGCTAA
- a CDS encoding ABC transporter permease produces the protein MTAELVMPSPGDTPPPAATAGTPATGSPSAGGLPPSESVARQTWQSFRRNPLGLVSAGILLLLGLVALAAPLIADYPSGYGEQVLAGPGAGHWFGTDDLGRDVFAQVVWGTRVSIVVGLAASLLAIVIGVLVGVLAAYFRPADLVLGVIVDVSLSLPVLPLMILVAALAGPSVPTLVVVIAVFSWPEVARVVRSQGLAVVPMPYVSAAHVIGGSHLWVIRKHVLPGVAPVVAVSVVLTTSRAVLSEAGLSFLGLGDPNSWSWGTILHQAQRSGSLATAWWTTLFPSLAILLLVVATTLLAVAYNDARNPRTR, from the coding sequence ATGACCGCCGAACTCGTGATGCCGTCGCCGGGCGACACCCCGCCGCCGGCCGCCACCGCCGGCACTCCGGCCACCGGCAGTCCGTCGGCCGGCGGGCTGCCGCCGTCGGAGTCGGTGGCCCGGCAGACCTGGCAGTCGTTCCGGCGCAACCCGCTCGGCCTGGTAAGCGCCGGCATCCTGCTGCTGCTCGGCCTGGTCGCGCTGGCCGCGCCGCTGATCGCCGACTATCCCAGCGGGTACGGCGAGCAGGTGCTGGCCGGCCCCGGTGCCGGGCACTGGTTCGGCACCGACGACCTGGGGCGGGACGTCTTCGCCCAGGTGGTCTGGGGCACCCGGGTCAGCATCGTGGTCGGCCTGGCGGCCAGCCTGCTGGCGATCGTGATCGGGGTACTGGTCGGGGTGCTGGCCGCCTACTTCCGGCCGGCCGACCTGGTCCTCGGGGTGATCGTCGACGTCTCGCTGTCGCTGCCGGTGTTACCGCTGATGATCCTGGTCGCCGCGCTGGCCGGGCCGAGCGTGCCGACCCTGGTGGTGGTGATCGCGGTCTTCAGCTGGCCGGAGGTGGCCCGGGTGGTCCGCTCGCAGGGACTGGCCGTGGTGCCGATGCCGTACGTCTCGGCGGCGCACGTGATCGGCGGCTCGCACCTGTGGGTGATCCGCAAGCACGTACTGCCCGGCGTCGCGCCGGTGGTCGCGGTCTCGGTGGTGCTGACCACCTCCCGGGCGGTGCTGTCCGAGGCCGGGCTCTCCTTCCTCGGCCTCGGCGACCCGAACAGCTGGTCGTGGGGGACGATCCTGCACCAGGCGCAGCGCTCCGGATCGCTCGCCACCGCCTGGTGGACCACGCTCTTCCCGTCGCTGGCCATCCTGCTGCTGGTGGTGGCGACCACCCTGCTCGCCGTGGCGTACAACGACGCCCGCAATCCGAGGACGAGGTGA
- a CDS encoding alpha/beta hydrolase, with amino-acid sequence MSGGPTSGGPTTVEINGNRLNVLVLGDDAPGKPVMVVHHGAPGLGSMAEPRVSFAPFADEYRVVVFDARGSGASEGNEPFTHEQWAADVDGLRQWAGAERIVMAGGSYGGFVAMEYAIRYPERVAALVLRDTAADNANQELALRNALASARVTIDRAKLDRIMSGTVRDEADLRDCWAEILPLYDHDLDWARVRERVEQTPYRYATHNFAFAVNQPNYDIKALLPGISCPTLVTVGRHDWITPVECSETIAGLIPDAKLVVFEHSGHSPQLEEAERFQQVVREFLAGVPAYPA; translated from the coding sequence ATGAGCGGCGGACCGACGAGCGGCGGACCGACGACGGTGGAGATCAACGGCAACCGGCTGAACGTGCTGGTGCTGGGGGACGACGCGCCGGGCAAGCCGGTGATGGTCGTGCACCACGGCGCGCCGGGGCTGGGCTCGATGGCCGAGCCGAGGGTGTCGTTCGCGCCCTTCGCCGACGAGTACCGGGTGGTGGTCTTCGACGCCCGGGGTTCCGGGGCGAGCGAGGGGAACGAGCCGTTCACGCACGAGCAGTGGGCGGCCGACGTGGACGGGCTGCGACAGTGGGCCGGTGCCGAGCGGATCGTGATGGCCGGCGGCTCGTACGGCGGCTTCGTCGCGATGGAGTACGCGATCCGCTATCCGGAGCGGGTGGCCGCGCTGGTGCTCCGGGACACCGCCGCCGACAACGCCAACCAGGAGCTGGCGTTGCGCAACGCGCTCGCCTCGGCCCGGGTGACGATCGACCGGGCGAAGCTGGACCGGATCATGTCGGGGACGGTCCGGGACGAGGCCGACCTGCGGGACTGCTGGGCGGAGATCCTGCCGCTCTACGACCACGACCTGGACTGGGCGCGGGTGCGGGAGCGGGTCGAGCAGACGCCGTACCGGTACGCCACGCACAACTTCGCATTCGCTGTAAACCAGCCTAATTACGACATCAAGGCATTGCTCCCGGGGATCTCCTGCCCGACCCTGGTCACCGTGGGTCGACACGACTGGATCACGCCGGTGGAATGCAGCGAAACCATCGCCGGGCTGATCCCGGATGCGAAACTTGTGGTCTTCGAGCACTCCGGACACTCCCCGCAGTTGGAGGAGGCGGAGCGGTTCCAGCAGGTCGTCCGGGAGTTCCTGGCCGGCGTACCGGCGTACCCGGCATGA
- a CDS encoding ABC transporter permease, which yields MAAGARFVTRRLLRGVLTMWFAVTVTFFLLRLLPGDPALAVADPGMTEELRAELLRDYGLDRPLAVQYWEYLTQLLHGNLGVSFRQNQPVRDILLERLPWTLLLAGSALLVTVALGIPLGVLAATRARGTLDRLIQVGGITGQSLFIPSIGVFLLYVFGVVFGILPIGGAMDDDVYGLAAYGSIALHLVLPCLSLVLVQLGSYVLTLRSTLIDALGEDYCTLARAKGLPNRKVVWRHALRNALLPTTTLVGLQLGFLVGGAVLTESIYAYPGVGRAIFEAVGQLDFPVLQGAFLMLAFAVIAANLLTDLAYGLLDPRVRTA from the coding sequence GTGGCTGCTGGTGCGCGGTTCGTCACCCGCCGCCTGCTGCGCGGCGTACTGACCATGTGGTTCGCGGTGACCGTGACGTTCTTCCTGTTGCGGCTGCTGCCCGGCGACCCGGCCCTGGCGGTGGCGGACCCGGGGATGACCGAGGAACTGCGGGCCGAACTGCTCCGCGACTACGGCCTGGACCGGCCGCTGGCGGTGCAGTACTGGGAGTACCTGACCCAGCTGCTGCACGGCAACCTCGGGGTGTCGTTCCGGCAGAACCAGCCGGTGCGGGACATCCTGCTGGAACGGCTGCCCTGGACCCTGCTGCTGGCCGGTTCCGCGCTGCTGGTGACGGTGGCCCTGGGCATCCCGCTCGGGGTGCTCGCCGCCACCCGGGCCCGGGGCACCCTGGACCGGCTGATCCAGGTCGGCGGCATCACCGGACAGTCGCTGTTCATCCCGAGCATCGGGGTCTTCCTGCTCTACGTCTTCGGGGTGGTCTTCGGGATCCTGCCGATCGGCGGGGCGATGGACGACGACGTCTACGGGCTGGCCGCGTACGGCAGCATCGCACTGCACCTGGTGCTGCCCTGCCTGTCGCTGGTGCTGGTGCAGCTCGGCTCGTACGTGCTGACCCTGCGCAGCACCCTGATCGACGCGCTCGGCGAGGACTACTGCACGCTGGCCCGGGCCAAGGGGCTGCCGAACCGGAAGGTGGTCTGGCGGCACGCGCTGCGCAACGCGCTGCTGCCGACCACCACACTTGTCGGGCTGCAACTGGGCTTCCTGGTCGGCGGGGCGGTGCTCACCGAGTCGATCTACGCGTACCCGGGGGTCGGCCGGGCCATCTTCGAGGCGGTCGGGCAGCTCGACTTCCCGGTGTTGCAGGGCGCGTTCCTGATGCTCGCCTTCGCGGTGATCGCCGCCAACCTCCTCACCGACCTGGCCTACGGGCTGCTCGACCCGAGGGTGCGTACCGCATGA
- a CDS encoding membrane dipeptidase produces the protein MLDPAPRYTGYTSYSYLEAGTDYREFKLAPEIGRVPAYSGRSLTDAQRDRVRRLLADNVVISLHDHPSVFPAEIGQTVDYNRTARHHTGYAGLARSGMTAVFDNMMDGTCCVTSQMGWKWTDVVADLGMRLSDLAHQDYLIRVERLADIHDAHETGRMGLVLATEAATMIENELDRIDMLYGFGVRQMGIAYSEANTLGSGLKERNDGGLTYFGEKAVRRMNKLGIAIDVSHSGDRTSLDVIAASTKPIFITHAGSRTVWPTNRMKPDEVIRACAERGGVLGLEAAPHTTLSPAHPEHSIESVMDHFVHCVDLVGIDHVAFGPDTLFGDHVGLHDTFAAHLSIAEAHGHVEHPRVPYVDGLENPAECYWNIVSWLVDHDYSDDEIGKVLGGNIMRVLEEVW, from the coding sequence GTGCTCGACCCGGCCCCGCGCTACACCGGTTACACGTCCTACAGCTACCTGGAGGCAGGCACCGACTACCGGGAGTTCAAGCTGGCCCCGGAGATCGGCCGGGTGCCGGCGTACTCGGGCCGCTCGCTGACCGACGCGCAGCGAGACCGGGTCCGCCGGCTGCTCGCCGACAACGTCGTGATCTCGCTGCACGACCACCCGTCGGTCTTCCCGGCCGAGATCGGCCAGACCGTCGACTACAACCGGACCGCGCGGCACCACACCGGGTACGCCGGACTGGCCCGCTCCGGCATGACCGCCGTCTTCGACAACATGATGGACGGCACCTGCTGCGTGACCAGCCAGATGGGCTGGAAGTGGACCGACGTCGTCGCCGACCTCGGGATGCGGCTGTCCGACCTGGCCCACCAGGACTACCTGATCCGGGTGGAGAGGCTCGCCGACATCCACGACGCGCACGAGACCGGCCGGATGGGGCTGGTACTCGCCACCGAGGCGGCCACGATGATCGAGAACGAGCTGGACCGGATCGACATGCTCTACGGCTTCGGGGTCCGGCAGATGGGCATCGCCTACAGCGAGGCGAACACCCTGGGCAGCGGGCTCAAGGAGCGCAACGACGGCGGCCTGACCTACTTCGGCGAGAAGGCCGTACGCCGGATGAACAAGCTCGGCATCGCCATCGACGTGTCGCACTCCGGGGACCGTACCTCGCTCGACGTGATCGCGGCCTCCACCAAACCGATCTTCATCACGCACGCCGGATCGCGTACCGTCTGGCCGACCAACCGGATGAAGCCGGACGAGGTGATCCGGGCCTGCGCGGAGCGCGGTGGGGTGCTCGGCCTGGAGGCCGCACCGCACACCACGCTCTCGCCGGCCCACCCCGAGCACAGCATCGAGTCGGTGATGGACCACTTCGTGCACTGCGTCGACCTGGTCGGCATCGACCACGTCGCGTTCGGCCCGGACACCCTCTTCGGCGACCACGTCGGCCTGCACGACACCTTCGCCGCACACCTGAGCATCGCCGAGGCACACGGCCACGTCGAGCACCCCCGGGTGCCCTACGTGGACGGGCTGGAAAACCCGGCCGAGTGCTACTGGAACATCGTCTCCTGGCTGGTCGACCACGACTACTCGGACGACGAGATCGGCAAGGTCCTGGGGGGCAACATCATGCGCGTCCTTGAGGAGGTCTGGTGA
- a CDS encoding Xaa-Pro peptidase family protein, whose translation MRLAASFYATLHERVRTELDRAGLDALLLDDPLDMAYLTGFAHFPNERPVAAYLARDGAVLLLVPDLEREYAADQRAAATLVVYPEFPGERSPWGVLRDAVPVPPVRAGYAPSTAVARVGALGAAFPGTTWTSTDLVGTLRLRKTPEEVALHTEAARIADAMLAEGVRLVAEAAAGGGELPTETELAGHVTRYGAAKMYAEHDDVVVVPMLTGGLVYGGPNSAQPHRLPGADRLRRGEPFMLSLGCAVGGRFVESERTFLLGAPTVEQRRYYQVVRDAQQVGTEALRPGVRCVDANRACLEVVRRAGLGEYLRHRQGHGIGLGFHEPPWVADGDDTVLAPGMVLSSEPGVYVPGHAGYRISDTVLVTDDGPCRLTSYPRDLDEIVIGA comes from the coding sequence GTGCGACTGGCCGCTTCCTTCTACGCCACCCTGCACGAGCGGGTCCGGACCGAACTGGACCGGGCCGGGCTGGACGCGCTGCTGCTGGACGATCCGCTCGACATGGCGTACCTGACGGGTTTCGCGCACTTCCCCAACGAGCGCCCGGTCGCCGCCTACCTGGCCCGGGACGGCGCGGTGCTGCTGCTCGTCCCGGACCTGGAGCGGGAGTACGCCGCCGACCAGCGGGCCGCCGCCACCCTGGTGGTCTATCCGGAGTTCCCCGGCGAGCGGAGCCCGTGGGGGGTGCTCCGGGACGCGGTGCCGGTGCCGCCGGTCCGGGCCGGCTACGCCCCGTCCACGGCGGTCGCCCGGGTCGGCGCGCTCGGCGCCGCCTTCCCGGGGACCACCTGGACGTCGACCGACCTGGTCGGGACGCTGCGGCTGCGCAAGACGCCGGAGGAGGTCGCCCTGCACACCGAGGCGGCCCGGATCGCCGACGCGATGCTGGCCGAGGGGGTCCGGCTGGTCGCCGAGGCGGCGGCCGGCGGTGGCGAGCTGCCCACCGAGACCGAGTTGGCCGGGCACGTCACCAGGTACGGCGCCGCGAAGATGTACGCCGAGCACGACGACGTGGTGGTGGTGCCGATGCTCACCGGCGGACTCGTCTACGGCGGCCCGAACTCGGCGCAGCCGCACCGGCTGCCCGGCGCGGACCGGCTGCGACGCGGCGAGCCGTTCATGCTCTCCCTCGGCTGTGCGGTCGGCGGCCGGTTCGTGGAGAGCGAGCGGACCTTCCTGCTCGGCGCGCCGACCGTCGAGCAGCGCCGCTACTACCAGGTGGTCCGGGACGCGCAGCAGGTCGGCACCGAGGCGCTGCGGCCGGGGGTGCGGTGCGTGGACGCGAACCGGGCCTGCCTGGAGGTGGTCCGCCGGGCCGGACTCGGCGAATACCTGCGGCACCGGCAGGGGCACGGGATCGGGCTCGGCTTCCACGAGCCGCCCTGGGTGGCCGACGGCGACGACACGGTGCTGGCGCCCGGCATGGTGCTCTCCAGCGAACCGGGGGTGTACGTCCCCGGCCACGCCGGCTACCGCATCTCGGACACCGTACTGGTGACCGACGACGGGCCGTGCCGGCTCACCAGCTATCCCCGGGACCTCGACGAGATCGTGATCGGAGCGTGA
- a CDS encoding ABC transporter ATP-binding protein, whose product MTSGVTGTERSADADLPAALRVRDLDVTFTGRRGTVPAVRGVDLDIAAGEVLVLLGESGSGKSVTARAVMGLFDTGGVTVRSAQTAVAGHDLTGAHPEQVRKLRGATMALVFQDALSALNPVLSIGDQLGEVFRIHRGLSRRAARAEAAELLRLVGIPAPDRRVRDYPHQFSGGMRQRILIAMAVALGPRLLIADEPTTALDVTVQAQILQLVDRLRTELGMGVLLITHDLGVAAEIADRVAVMYAGRIVETGTVAEVLDGPAHPYTAALLRSVPDLAQPGDRLRPIPGSPPNLLALPSGCAFHPRCDRATDECTVTRPRRRPLAVPGRTAACHHAEEAVDAPV is encoded by the coding sequence GTGACCAGCGGGGTAACAGGCACAGAGCGGTCAGCCGATGCCGACCTGCCGGCCGCACTGCGGGTCCGGGACCTCGACGTCACCTTCACCGGCCGGCGCGGCACCGTCCCGGCGGTCCGCGGGGTCGACCTCGACATCGCCGCCGGCGAGGTGCTGGTGCTGCTCGGCGAGTCCGGCTCCGGCAAGTCCGTCACCGCCCGCGCCGTGATGGGACTGTTCGACACCGGCGGGGTGACGGTGCGCTCCGCGCAGACCGCGGTCGCCGGGCACGACCTGACCGGCGCCCACCCCGAACAGGTCCGGAAACTGCGCGGCGCGACAATGGCGCTGGTCTTCCAGGACGCGCTCTCCGCGCTCAACCCGGTGCTGTCGATCGGCGACCAGCTCGGCGAGGTGTTCCGGATCCACCGCGGACTCTCCCGCCGGGCCGCCCGGGCCGAGGCCGCCGAACTGCTCCGGCTGGTCGGCATCCCGGCCCCGGACCGCCGGGTACGCGACTATCCGCACCAGTTCTCCGGCGGGATGCGGCAACGGATCCTGATCGCCATGGCGGTCGCGCTCGGCCCCCGACTGCTGATCGCCGACGAGCCGACCACCGCGCTGGACGTGACGGTGCAGGCACAGATCCTGCAACTGGTCGACCGGCTGCGCACCGAACTCGGGATGGGCGTCCTGCTGATCACCCACGACCTCGGGGTCGCCGCCGAGATCGCCGACCGGGTCGCCGTGATGTACGCCGGCCGGATCGTCGAGACCGGCACCGTGGCCGAGGTACTCGACGGGCCGGCCCACCCGTACACGGCGGCGCTGCTGCGCTCCGTACCCGACCTGGCCCAGCCCGGCGACCGGCTGCGGCCGATCCCGGGCAGCCCGCCGAACCTGCTGGCACTGCCGAGCGGCTGCGCCTTCCACCCGCGCTGCGACCGGGCCACCGACGAGTGCACGGTGACCCGCCCACGGCGGCGGCCGCTCGCCGTACCCGGCAGGACCGCCGCCTGCCACCACGCCGAGGAGGCCGTCGATGCCCCCGTCTGA
- a CDS encoding ABC transporter ATP-binding protein, giving the protein MPPSDHPAGPGQASSGPAGSSPGAGMPTVLSASAGPDTAGPLTAAGPDTASPLTAAGPATAGMPAAGREPLLVATGVRKSYRAGRGLGGGARVHAVDGVDLSVAAGETLGVVGESGCGKSTLARLLVGLERPDAGRVRYAGLDVGSARGSRRRELRRAVQMVFQDPVTSLNPRMPILDVVAEPLDVHRLARGAAARRDRVAELLEMVGLAPDMMRRFPHEFSGGQRQRIGIARALATEPRVVVCDEPVSALDVSVQAQVVNLLAELQQRLGIALVFIAHDLGVVRHVSHRVAVMYLGRLAELGPSGTVYQDPAHPYTRALLGSVPVRHPRERGRERIALAGDPPSPVDPPSGCRFHTRCPIAQDVCAQQTPALLVPAGDTAGPAGERVAACHFAGTR; this is encoded by the coding sequence ATGCCCCCGTCTGACCACCCGGCCGGGCCCGGCCAAGCCTCCTCCGGCCCGGCCGGGTCCAGCCCCGGCGCCGGGATGCCGACCGTCCTCTCCGCCTCCGCCGGCCCGGACACCGCCGGTCCGCTGACCGCGGCCGGCCCGGACACCGCCAGCCCGTTGACCGCAGCCGGCCCGGCCACCGCCGGCATGCCGGCTGCCGGCCGCGAGCCGCTGCTGGTCGCCACCGGGGTCCGCAAGAGCTACCGGGCCGGACGCGGCCTCGGCGGCGGCGCCCGGGTGCACGCCGTGGACGGGGTTGACCTGAGCGTGGCGGCCGGCGAGACCCTCGGAGTCGTCGGCGAGTCGGGCTGCGGCAAGTCCACCCTGGCCCGGCTGCTGGTCGGGCTGGAACGCCCGGACGCCGGCCGGGTCCGCTACGCCGGACTCGACGTCGGCTCCGCCCGGGGCAGCCGCCGCCGCGAACTGCGCCGGGCGGTGCAGATGGTCTTCCAGGATCCGGTCACCTCGCTCAACCCGAGGATGCCGATCCTGGACGTCGTCGCCGAACCGCTCGACGTGCACAGACTCGCCCGGGGCGCGGCGGCCCGCCGGGACCGGGTCGCCGAACTGCTCGAGATGGTCGGGCTGGCCCCGGACATGATGCGCCGGTTCCCGCACGAGTTCTCCGGCGGGCAGCGGCAGCGGATCGGCATCGCCCGGGCGCTGGCCACCGAGCCTCGGGTGGTGGTCTGCGACGAGCCGGTCTCCGCCCTCGACGTCTCGGTGCAGGCCCAGGTGGTGAACCTGCTCGCCGAGTTGCAGCAGCGGCTCGGCATCGCCCTGGTCTTCATCGCGCACGACCTCGGGGTGGTCCGGCACGTCTCGCACCGGGTCGCGGTGATGTACCTCGGCCGGCTCGCCGAACTCGGCCCGTCCGGCACCGTCTACCAGGACCCGGCCCACCCGTACACCCGGGCCCTGCTCGGCTCGGTGCCGGTACGCCACCCGCGCGAACGGGGTCGCGAGCGGATCGCGCTGGCCGGCGACCCGCCCAGCCCGGTCGACCCGCCGTCCGGCTGCCGCTTCCACACCCGCTGCCCGATCGCCCAGGACGTCTGCGCCCAGCAGACACCGGCACTGCTCGTCCCGGCCGGCGACACCGCAGGCCCGGCCGGCGAACGGGTCGCCGCCTGCCACTTCGCCGGTACCCGGTAG